From a single Vanacampus margaritifer isolate UIUO_Vmar chromosome 15, RoL_Vmar_1.0, whole genome shotgun sequence genomic region:
- the LOC144034527 gene encoding G-protein coupled receptor 4 produces the protein MSNDSCGLPLDTDILGLTCIYGLVFTVGLPCNLLSLWGLYHLGRSGSGGCQLVYILNLLLSDLLQLLTLPLWILYLQGAHRWPYGGLTCELVGYVFYVNVYASVMFLCLIALDRCLAIVFPLSSRRVRTIRVAAVSGLAVWTLTFLFCLFGLLPSVFHSEQLLCLEQYPVSPRYAHFKIATVALGFLLPCAILGYTSAHIWVTLRHSPSLSAHERRKIVGILVVITVNFIAVFGPYHLVGGYRFVSLLQADEPCTLERSIFLLYRLCYGLTSLNTMLDPLFYIFLCADARLELRRSLPCSGRGQNAGKEAVGSTRAHPDADKESGQK, from the exons ATGTCCAATGACAGCTGCGGTCTCCCCCTGGACACGGACATACTGGGTCTGACTTGCATTTACGGCCTGGTCTTCACTGTGGGCCTGCCCTGTAACCTGCTGTCCCTGTGGGGGTTGTACCACCTGGGCCGATCCGGTAGCGGTGGCTGCCAGCTGGTCTACATCCTCAACTTGCTTCTGTCCGACCTCCTGCAGCTGCTCACCTTGCCCCTGTGGATCCTGTACCTCCAGGGTGCCCACCGCTGGCCCTACGGTGGGCTCACCTGCGAGCTGGTGGGCTACGTCTTTTACGTCAATGTCTACGCCAGTGTCATGTTCCTGTGCCTGATAGCGTTGGACCGCTGCCTGGCCATCGTGTTCCCGCTGAGCAGCCGCAGGGTGAGGACGATCCGGGTGGCTGCCGTGTCGGGCTTGGCGGTGTGGACGCTCACTTTTCTCTTCTGCCTTTTCGGACTCTTGCCATCCGTTTTTCACTCGGAGCAACTACTGTGTCTGGAGCAGTATCCTGTCAGCCCCAGATATGCTCACTTCAAGATCGCCACTGTGGCTCTGGGCTTCCTGTTGCCGTGCGCCATACTCGG CTACACCTCAGCCCACATCTGGGTCACACTGCGACACTCCCCCTCCCTGTCAGCCCACGAGCGTCGCAAGATCGTGGGCATCCTTGTGGTCATCACGGTCAACTTCATCGCTGTGTTCGGACCCTACCACCTAGTGGGCGGATACAGATTTGTGTCCTTGCTGCAGGCGGACGAGCCGTGCACGCTGGAGCGCTCCATCTTCTTGCTCTACCGCCTGTGCTACGGGCTGACCAGCCTCAACACGATGCTCGATCCCCTCTTCTACATCTTCCTGTGCGCAGACGCCCGGCTGGAGCTGCGAAGGTCGCTGCCTTGCTCCGGTCGAGGTCAAAACGCTGGCAAAGAGGCAGTCGGGAGCACCAGAGCTCATCCGGATGCAGACAAggaaagtggacaaaaatga
- the ugt5g1 gene encoding UDP glucuronosyltransferase 5 family, polypeptide G1, giving the protein MPKVLAALLASLGFLWLWPAGCDSSRILVVPVDGSHWLNMAVILKELHSRGHQLTVLHSPNSWYIPTNASFYTSITATMFEDGTKKDHYNKILTDVIEVRKSAVFLRTFYQQRLLTNMLAMGHRILAEAAAAMIDNPVFMKKLREAKFDLMLTDPGLTVGVLLGNYLKLPMVFNVRWMNNGETHSAIAPSPLSYVPVSGSELHDQMDFQGRLKNTLHYIYSLIEFHFYINPAYADLFQRHFPPKTDLLTLEHAADIWLVRSDFVFELPRPTMPNVVYIGGFQCQTARPLPPDLEAFAESSGEHGLVVMTLGTLVSALPREVTEAIAAAFAQLPQKVIWRIKGEKPSSLGNNTLLVDWLPQKDLLGHPKTRAFVAHGGTNGMYEAIYHGVPVLGLPLLFDQFDNLLRLKVRGAARVVEVNSLTKEGFLEALKDILETPSYRDNMRRLSRLHHDRPTPPLETAVYWIEYVTRHKGASHLRPVAYSLTWYSYFCVDVFLLISGVVGVFVWAAIFICKAVCCRRFGRKMKRE; this is encoded by the coding sequence ATGCCCAAGGTCCTGGCAGCGCTCCTTGCCTCATTGGGCTTCCTGTGGCTATGGCCGGCTGGATGCGACAGCAGCAGGATCCTGGTGGTGCCGGTGGACGGCAGCCACTGGCTCAACATGGCGGTGATCCTGAAAGAACTACACTCCCGAGGCCACCAGCTCACGGTGCTGCATTCCCCCAACAGCTGGTACATCCCGACCAATGCCTCCTTTTACACTTCTATCACCGCCACCATGTTCGAGGACGGCACCAAAAAGGACCATTACAATAAAATCCTCACAGATGTTATTGAGGTCCGCAAGTCCGCCGTTTTTTTGAGGACCTTCTACCAGCAGCGCTTACTCACAAACATGTTGGCGATGGGTCATAGGATACTCGCCGAAGCAGCCGCGGCAATGATTGACAACCCGGTTTTCATGAAGAAGCTACGAGAGGCCAAGTTTGATCTGATGTTAACCGACCCGGGCTTGACGGTGGGGGTGCTTCTCGGGAATTACCTCAAGCTGCCGATGGTTTTCAACGTACGATGGATGAACAATGGCGAGACCCACTCTGCCATCGCCCCCTCCCCACTCTCTTACGTCCCTGTGTCAGGAAGTGAGCTCCACGACCAGATGGATTTTCAGGGACGGCTTAAGAACACGCTACATTACATTTACAGCCTCATCGAATTCCACTTTTACATCAACCCAGCCTACGCAGATCTCTTCCAGCGCCACTTTCCTCCCAAAACAGACTTGCTGACCTTGGAGCACGCGGCGGATATCTGGTTGGTGAGGTCAGACTTTGTCTTCGAGCTCCCGCGGCCGACCATGCCCAACGTGGTCTACATCGGGGGCTTCCAGTGCCAGACGGCCCGGCCCTTGCCTCCCGATCTGGAAGCCTTCGCGGAGAGCTCAGGAGAGCACGGGCTGGTGGTGATGACTTTGGGAACGCTGGTGTCCGCCCTGCCCCGTGAGGTCACCGAGGCCATCGCGGCGGCCTTCGCTCAGCTCCCCCAGAAGGTGATCTGGAGGATCAAGGGAGAAAAGCCTTCATCCTTGGGCAACAACACCCTGCTGGTGGATTGGTTGCCTCAGAAAGACCTCTTGGGACACCCCAAAACCCGTGCGTTTGTCGCTCACGGGGGCACCAACGGGATGTACGAGGCCATCTACCACGGCGTTCCAGTCCTCGGCTTGCCGTTGCTCTTCGACCAGTTTGACAATCTTCTCCGGTTGAAGGTGCGCGGGGCAGCCCGGGTGGTGGAGGTCAACTCGCTCACCAAGGAAGGCTTCCTGGAGGCTCTCAAGGATATTCTGGAGACTCCAAGCTACCGCGATAACATGCGGCGACTCTCTCGCCTCCATCATGATCGGCCGACGCCTCCTTTGGAAACCGCCGTCTACTGGATCGAGTACGTCACCAGGCACAAGGGAGCGTCGCATCTGCGGCCGGTTGCTTACAGTCTCACCTGGTACTCCTACTTTTGCGTGGACGTGTTTCTTCTCATCTCCGGTGTTGTTGGAGTTTTTgtgtgggcggccatttttatCTGTAAGGCCGTCTGCTGTCGGAGGTTCGGGAGAAAGATGAAACGGGAATGA
- the LOC144034526 gene encoding uncharacterized protein LOC144034526 — translation MFKLCILLVALLRAHASVLFAKLGDNISLPCYFDSGGKYLCWYKQVAGDKPQIVSCLYVYGQNSHGRQIATEFSKRMTLHPGEDFFHLNISNVQVSDTAMYYCGQSILNIMSFESGIFLLVKESSRLSVIQHPTSITVPPGGSATLSCTMHPGSSDGGHTVYWFRKAPGDSHLLYVHSENGSGCATASKGSCDYMLSKRDAALTDAGTYYCAVASCGEIVFGNGSRMDIGGARKHVLTYCLLASLLASVIVNVFLTRLLCKKSRRDDRLSGKTPQPDSPEDRAGDESVDDDALPYVALDFKKRQSNSRRHREPEDSLYSGVRLNNLD, via the exons ATGTTCAAGCTCTGCATACTCTTGGTCGCTCTTTTGAGAGCCC ACGCTAGTGTGCTTTTTGCCAAGCTGGGAGATAACATCAGCCTCCCCTGCTACTTTGACTCGGGCGGTAAATATCTGTGCTGGTACAAGCAGGTCGCGGGCGACAAACCCCAAATAGTGTCGTGCCTTTACGTCTACGGGCAAAACTCCCACGGCCGCCAGATAGCGACGGAGTTCAGCAAGCGGATGACGCTCCACCCCGGGGAAGACTTCTTCCATCTGAACATTTCTAACGTGCAGGTCTCAGACACGGCCATGTACTACTGCGGCCAGAGCATCCTCAACATCATGAGCTTTGAAAGTGGGATCTTTTTGCTTGTGAAAG AATCCAGCCGCCTGTCCGTCATCCAGCATCCAACATCAATCACGGTGCCCCCGGGGGGCTCCGCCACCCTGAGCTGCACCATGCACCCCGGAAGCAGCGACGGGGGGCACACCGTCTACTGGTTCCGAAAGGCCCCGGGCGACTCCCACTTGTTGTACGTCCACTCGGAGAACGGCAGCGGCTGCGCGACGGCGTCAAAGGGGAGTTGCGATTACATGCTGTCCAAGCGGGACGCCGCGCTAACTGACGCCGGGACGTACTACTGCGCCGTGGCCTCCTGTGGGGAGATCGTGTTCGGAAATGGGTCGAGGATGGACATAGGAG GTGCAAGGAAACACGTGTTAACGTATTGTCTGCTTGCATCTCTGCTCGCGTCCGTCATCGTCAATGTCTTTCTAACGCGTCTCCTTTGCAAAAAGAGCCGGAGAGATGACCGCCTTTCAG GGAAAACGCCACAGCCAGATTCTCCAGAAGATCGTGCGGGCGACGAG AGCGTGGATGACGACGCTTTGCCGTACGTGGCTCTGGACTTCAAAAAGAGACAGTCCAACAGCAGGAGACACAGAGAGCCGGAGGACAGCCTTTACTCCGGAGTGCGACTCAATAATTTGGATTGA